AAAATTCGTCACGGGCGATTCGAACAGATTCCCGCACGCGGCGGCTTTGGCGATCGCGGAAGCGCCCGGCACGACGTACAATCCCTTCTTCCTGTACGGAGGCGTCGGACTCGGCAAGACGCATCTCATGCAGGCGATCGGCCATCAGGCGCTGCGGAAGAATCCGAATCTGCGCGTCCTCTACATCACATCGGAACAGTTCATGAACGAGATGATCAACTCGATTCGCGACAAGAAGACGCAGGCTTTTCGTGAAAAGTACCGCACCGTCGACATCCTCATGATCGATGATATCCAGTTCATCGCGGGCCGCGAAGGTACGCAGCAGGAATTTTTCTGGACGTTTGAGGCGCTTAAGAACGCCAACAAGCAGATCATCATCTCAAGCGACCGCAAGCCGAGCGAGCTGACCGTCCTCGAGGAGCGGCTGCGCTCCCGCTTCGAGTGGGGATTCATCAGCGACATGCCCGCACCGAACTTCGAGACGCGCGTCGCCATCCTGCGAAAAAAGGCGGAAAACGAGAACATCGAGATCCCGGATGACGTCATCACGATGATCGCAAACAACATCGAGAGCAACATTCGTAAGCTCGAAGGCGCCTTCACGCGCGTCATCGCCTTCTCCTCTCTCATGAAGCTGCCGATCACGAAGCAGCTTGCCGAAGAAGCCCTCAAAAATGTCTTCCCCGATGAAAAGGTCCACGAGATCACGATGGAACTCATCCAGGAGGTCGTATCCTCCTACTTTAAGATCAAAGTCTCCGATCTGCACGCGAAGAAGCGTACGAAGAACCTCACGGTTCCGCGTCAGATCGCCATGTACCTCTGCCGCGAACTCATCGCCGACCTCTCCCTTCCGCAGATCGGACAGGGATTCGGCGGACGCGACCACACGACGGTCATCCACGCATGCGAAAAGGTCTCCAAGGAGCGCCGGGAAAACGCGAAGCTGGACGCCTCCATAGAGCAGCTCATCAGTCAGATTGAGCGCGTCTAGCATATGTATAACTCTGTTCAAAATCTCTGCATAACACTGTGTATGATTTGTGGAAAATAGGGATAACATTTTTTTCTGTGGATTCTGTGGAAAACGGGTACGCACTTATCAACGTTTTTTCCACGCACGCTTTTAAAATTCCATATATATCCGCCGCACTTTTCCACAAATCCACAGCTCCTACTATTACGACTACTATATTTTTATTATATAATAAGCAGTAAAAGAAATATGGCAAAGGAGTCTTATCATGAAATTCACCTGCTCGAAAAGCGCTCTCTCAGCAGCCATCGGCACCGTATCGAAAGCTTTGTCCTCCAACGCGCAGACTCCGCTGCTCTCGGGCATCTACGTCTCCGCGGAAGATGACGTCATAGAACTTCACGCCACGGACAATGAGCTCGGCATCAAAACGAGTGTCCCGGCGTCGGTAGAGAAAAAGGGAAAGGTTGTCGTGCAGGGAAGATACTTTCTCGATGTCGTCCGTCACCTTCCGTCCGATATGCTCACGTTTTCCTATGATGCGGAGACGAACCGCGTCAGGATCGAGGCCGGTTCCTCCCGATTTATGCTTCTCTCCATGGACGCGGCCGATTATCCGACCGTTCACGAGCTGACGAGCGGCATGAAGATCCACATCAAAGATACGATTTTTTCGGAAATGATCAAAAAGACGGCATTTGCCTGCTCGCAGGACGAATCGCGGCCTGCGTTTACAGGATGCCTGTTTGATGTCAAGCCGGATACCATAACGATGGCCGCAACCAATACGCATCGGCTTTCCGTAAAGCGCGAGCACATCAACGGTATCGAGGGAGAACGGCAGATCATCATCCCGGCAAAGGTGCTCAACGAGCTCACGCGCATCCTTGTCTCCGATATTTCCGCCGATATAGAGATCACGTGCGCGGACAGTCAGATCAGTTTCCGTCTCGATTCTCTCTTTTTGACGTCGCGTCTCATCGAGGGACGATTCCCGGACTACCAGCGCGTTATTCCTCCATCCTTTGCCACGACGGTCAGGCTGAAGACGGGTGATTTCATGTCGGCTGTCGAGCGCGTATCGCTCATCAGCCGCGGTGCGGATTACAACATCATTCGCTTTGAGTTCGAGGACGGCACCGTGCGCATTTCCTCGACGAGCCAGGAGGTCGGAAACGCGGAGGAGACGATTCCCGTCGAGATGGAGGGACCGGCTGTCAACATCGCCTTCAATGCGCGCTACATCATGGATGTACTCAAAGCGATTCACAGTGAAGAGACATGGATCTGCCTGAACGAGACGCTGAAGCCCGCCGCCGTCAAGGAGGACGGGACGGAGGACTTTACCTATATCGTCACGCCGGTACGAACGGCGCAGTGATGCAGCGATATGAAGTTTGAATGCATTGCATTGCGGAGCTTCCGAAACTATGAGGAGCTCCGTCTCTCCTTTTCTCCCGGGATCAATGTGTTTCTGGGAGAAAACGCGCAGGGCAAGACGAATATCATTGAGGCCGTGCAGTACGCCTCGCTCGGGAGATCGCACCGCACCCGCGACGACAATGACCTCGTACGATGGGAGGAAAAGGAGGCACGCGTATCTCTTTCCTTTTCAAGGCGTGACGTCTCCCATCAGCTGGAGTTTCTCTTCGCGCGGAAGAAACGGCGCAGGATCTTCCACAACGGCGCGGAAATCAAGACGGGTGCGCTCGTCGGCGTCGCCCCGTCCGTGCTTTTTTCCCCGGAGGATCTCTTCCTCATCAAGGGAGCTCCGCAGCTTCGCCGTCACTATCTCGATGCGGAGCTGTCGTCGGCATCGCCCGTCTATTATCGCGAGCTGCTCAACTATCATCATCTCCTGACGCAGCGGAACGCGCTCTTAAAAGAGCTGCGTGATCATGAGGGAGACGAATCTCTCTTGGAGTTCTGGGACATGCAGATATCATCCTCGGCGGCGAAGATTGTCGAGAGACGCATACAGGCCGTCGCGAAGCTTTCCGACATCGCGGGACGCGTGCAGCGGGAGATATCGACGCAGAGAGAAGCACTGGAGATCCGCTATGAACTCCACGGCAGACGCGATGAAAAGGACGTCGATCGGATACATAGAGGCGAGGTCTTGAGCGATTCCATTGCTTTGTGGTATAATAAGAGGCTTGCAGAGCGCAGGTCACTTGACATACTTCGCGGATTCACATCCGTCGGACCGCAGAGAGACGATATCGATATGCGGATCAACGGCGTCTCCATGAAGTCCTTCGGATCACAGGGACAGCAGAGGACGGGAGCTCTTTCACTCAAGCTCTCAGAGCTCGTATTCTTAAAGGAGGAGACGGGAGAGTATCCAGTGCTGCTGCTCGACGACGTCATGAGCGAACTCGACGCGGGAAGACGTACCGCTCTGCTCGATTACATCCGCCGCGAGTCCGTGCAGACCCTCATCACGGCGACCGACGCCGCCTATTTTGCCGATCTCGATCCGCATAAGGTATTCTGTGTGAAAGCCGGAAGAGTGATGGAAGAACATGCATAGGAAAAAATCGATGCCGCGCATGTCGCGCATGGAAAAAGTCGATTTTGTCATTCCGAAGGGCATGCACGCCTTCGGACCCGTCATTGAGGCGAAGTATCAGGAAATGTACGTCCTCTGCGCATGGGAGCGCATCGTGGGCAGGGACATCGCGAAGAACGTGCATCCCGTCGCCATCCGCGGCACGGAGCTTCTGCTCTCGTCCAAATACGGCACATGGCGCACGCAGATCACCTACATGCAGGACATGATCCTCCAGAGCGTGAACCGCATGGCGGGGAGAGAACTCGTGAAGTCCGTCCGATTCGCGCGTGAGCGCAAAGACCGCGGCACCGCATACGACGCCTGCCGCAGAACAGAGGAGAGAAAGCTCGCTGAGCAAGGCTTTCGCCGCAAGGTAAAGGTGCTGGAGCAGGATAAAGCCGCCGCACGGGAAAGGGTCGCCTGCGTCGAGGATAAAGACCTGCGCCTGCAGCTCTCCGGGCTGCTCGCGAAAGAAAAGAGCGAACAGCGGCGAAAGGCAAGCGCCGGAAAGACTTGCGAGGACTGCGGCATCTATGTCGAGGAGGGGGATCATCTCTGCACGGCTTGCATGCGAAAGCGAAAAGAGAGGAAAAGAGAAGAGCTCACGCGCTATCTCATGGATATACCGTGGGCAACGCTTGCCGATATAAGAAAAGAGCTCGACGTCACGGGCGATGAAGTCGCGGGCGCGAGGGCACGCCTCGTGCAGCAGCTTGCGAGGCGCGTAAAAGACGGCGATGCGACGAGCGTCGACGCGAAAATTCTCGTCATGCTCTATCGCATGGTGACGCCGGATCAGCTGACTGAAGAGCTCATGGAGAAATCTCTCAGGCGCCTTCGCTATGAGCTCGCCAATCCGTTCGGGAAGAAGAGAGAAAATAAGTAGAAGGAGGGCGACATACGGGTGTTTTCATCCCAATCGGGGGAATATGCCGCGTATGCACATCATGTATCTGCACATAGGTGACGGTGAAGAAATACGAGGCGCCGACCTCATCGGCATATTCACGGAGAAAGTCATACAGCGCGATGAAAACAGGCATTTTCGCGCAGTCAATCAGATCGGCGACAGCGGGGATATTCGCTCGTACATCGTTTTGAAAGATCGTATAAAGACCTCTATCGTGGCATCGAGTTCCATAGCCGCGAGAAGCGGTACGTAAAGCAGCAGGGGAGAGACGCATGGAAGAAAACAAGCAGGGTGTATTGGGAGAAGTCATCGACCGCGCCATGAGTGACGTGGAGCTTGAGGAGAAGGACAGAGAGAGGGAAGAGAAGAGAAAAGCCGAAGAGCAGGCTCTCTTTGAAGCGGAAATCGACGATCCGGATCTCGACACGACAGGCATCGAGATTCATACCGAGGGATCCGCCATTGACGCGACGAACGTCGAAGGCGACTACGGCGCGGATCAGATTCAGATTTTGGAGGGACTCGAAGCCGTCCGCATGCGTCCCGGCATGTATATCGGCTCCACGTCCGAGCGCGGCCTGCATCATCTCGTCTACGAAGTCGTCGACAATTCCATCGATGAAGCCCTCGCCGGTTACTGTACGCACGTCGATGTCACGATCGAGGAGGACAACTCCATCACCGTCGTCGACAACGGACGCGGCATCCCTGTCGATATGCATGAGAGCGGCAAGCCCGCCGTCGAAGTCGTCCTCACCGTGCTCCACGCCGGCGGCAAGTTCGGCGACGGCGGCTACAAGGTTTCGGGCGGTCTCCACGGCGTCGGCGTTTCCGTCGTCAACGCGCTCTCGACTTCCATGGACGTCGAGGTCAAGCGCGACGGCAAGGTGCATGAAATCCACTTCAGGCGCGGCGAGACGTCGAAGCCGCTGACCGTAATCGGCGATACCGAGACGACCGGTACGCGCGTCCACTTCGTGCCGGATCCGGATATCTTCACCGTGACGACGTACTCCTTCGAAACGCTTCGTCATCGCCTCCGCGAGCTTGCGTTCCTCAACCAGGGCATTACGATCATCCTGAATGACAAGCGCGGCGAGGGAAGATCCGAGACATACTACTATGAAGGCGGCATCCGCTCGTTCGTCAAGCACCTCAACCGCAAAAAAGAGGTCATCCATCCGGAGCCTATCTACTTCAACGGGACGAAAGACGGCAACGTCGTCGAGATCGCCCTGCAGTACAACGACAGCTACATGGAAAATATCTACAGCTTTGTCAACAACATCAATACGGAAGAGGGCGGAACACACCTCGCCGGCTTCAAGATCGCTCTCACCCGCGCCGCCAACGACTTTGCGAAGCGACAGGGCATCCTGAAGGAAAAGGACGGCAACCTCTCCGGCGACGATGTCCGCGAGGGACTCACGGGCGTCATCTCGCTCAAGATCCATGAGCCGCAGTTTGAGGGGCAGACGAAGACAAAGCTCGGCAACTCCGAGATTCGAGGCATCGTCGATTCCATCGTCAC
This portion of the Selenomonas sp. TAMA-11512 genome encodes:
- a CDS encoding DUF721 domain-containing protein, whose product is MPRMSRMEKVDFVIPKGMHAFGPVIEAKYQEMYVLCAWERIVGRDIAKNVHPVAIRGTELLLSSKYGTWRTQITYMQDMILQSVNRMAGRELVKSVRFARERKDRGTAYDACRRTEERKLAEQGFRRKVKVLEQDKAAARERVACVEDKDLRLQLSGLLAKEKSEQRRKASAGKTCEDCGIYVEEGDHLCTACMRKRKERKREELTRYLMDIPWATLADIRKELDVTGDEVAGARARLVQQLARRVKDGDATSVDAKILVMLYRMVTPDQLTEELMEKSLRRLRYELANPFGKKRENK
- the dnaA gene encoding chromosomal replication initiator protein DnaA, which translates into the protein MSNARLNAIWEEILSTVVAQESLTESACRQWLRPVHIMAFENGILTLGAPSSFHKDFVEKRYLGIVEDAVEAVLKEKAALYIKVVEEEKPAAEQSMISDHPTVSYDTPQGMLEMDAPTAEHSIIVNRISIDEAAGPIDPGDNSTLNPDYTFEKFVTGDSNRFPHAAALAIAEAPGTTYNPFFLYGGVGLGKTHLMQAIGHQALRKNPNLRVLYITSEQFMNEMINSIRDKKTQAFREKYRTVDILMIDDIQFIAGREGTQQEFFWTFEALKNANKQIIISSDRKPSELTVLEERLRSRFEWGFISDMPAPNFETRVAILRKKAENENIEIPDDVITMIANNIESNIRKLEGAFTRVIAFSSLMKLPITKQLAEEALKNVFPDEKVHEITMELIQEVVSSYFKIKVSDLHAKKRTKNLTVPRQIAMYLCRELIADLSLPQIGQGFGGRDHTTVIHACEKVSKERRENAKLDASIEQLISQIERV
- the dnaN gene encoding DNA polymerase III subunit beta, which encodes MKFTCSKSALSAAIGTVSKALSSNAQTPLLSGIYVSAEDDVIELHATDNELGIKTSVPASVEKKGKVVVQGRYFLDVVRHLPSDMLTFSYDAETNRVRIEAGSSRFMLLSMDAADYPTVHELTSGMKIHIKDTIFSEMIKKTAFACSQDESRPAFTGCLFDVKPDTITMAATNTHRLSVKREHINGIEGERQIIIPAKVLNELTRILVSDISADIEITCADSQISFRLDSLFLTSRLIEGRFPDYQRVIPPSFATTVRLKTGDFMSAVERVSLISRGADYNIIRFEFEDGTVRISSTSQEVGNAEETIPVEMEGPAVNIAFNARYIMDVLKAIHSEETWICLNETLKPAAVKEDGTEDFTYIVTPVRTAQ
- the gyrB gene encoding DNA topoisomerase (ATP-hydrolyzing) subunit B; this encodes MSDVELEEKDREREEKRKAEEQALFEAEIDDPDLDTTGIEIHTEGSAIDATNVEGDYGADQIQILEGLEAVRMRPGMYIGSTSERGLHHLVYEVVDNSIDEALAGYCTHVDVTIEEDNSITVVDNGRGIPVDMHESGKPAVEVVLTVLHAGGKFGDGGYKVSGGLHGVGVSVVNALSTSMDVEVKRDGKVHEIHFRRGETSKPLTVIGDTETTGTRVHFVPDPDIFTVTTYSFETLRHRLRELAFLNQGITIILNDKRGEGRSETYYYEGGIRSFVKHLNRKKEVIHPEPIYFNGTKDGNVVEIALQYNDSYMENIYSFVNNINTEEGGTHLAGFKIALTRAANDFAKRQGILKEKDGNLSGDDVREGLTGVISLKIHEPQFEGQTKTKLGNSEIRGIVDSIVTEGLSEYFEENPAITKKIIEKAIMASRAREAARKARELTRRKNALEVSSLPGKLADCSVKDPEQAEIYLVEGDSAGGSAKQGRDRRFQAILPLRGKILNVEKARLDKIFANAEIRTMITAFGTGISEDFDLAKRRYGKIIIMTDADVDGAHIRTLLLTFFYRYMRPLIDHGHVYIAQPPLYQIRKKNRHWYTYSDEELSKKLDEVGRESAVIQRYKGLGEMNPEQLWETTMDPESRTMLQVQTQDAEEADELFTVLMGDKVEPRRQFIEEHAQLVRNLDI
- the recF gene encoding DNA replication/repair protein RecF, with protein sequence MKFECIALRSFRNYEELRLSFSPGINVFLGENAQGKTNIIEAVQYASLGRSHRTRDDNDLVRWEEKEARVSLSFSRRDVSHQLEFLFARKKRRRIFHNGAEIKTGALVGVAPSVLFSPEDLFLIKGAPQLRRHYLDAELSSASPVYYRELLNYHHLLTQRNALLKELRDHEGDESLLEFWDMQISSSAAKIVERRIQAVAKLSDIAGRVQREISTQREALEIRYELHGRRDEKDVDRIHRGEVLSDSIALWYNKRLAERRSLDILRGFTSVGPQRDDIDMRINGVSMKSFGSQGQQRTGALSLKLSELVFLKEETGEYPVLLLDDVMSELDAGRRTALLDYIRRESVQTLITATDAAYFADLDPHKVFCVKAGRVMEEHA